A DNA window from Actinomadura coerulea contains the following coding sequences:
- a CDS encoding FAD-binding oxidoreductase encodes MSETPTLPSTIVRPGDKRYPALSRGFNQRWIGEPEYVRLVRSPQEARAALAEAVRERPADPRRTRITVKAGGHCYEDFVCGPDVRVILDVSPMCGVSYDPGMQAYCVEAGATNWHVYSHLYPISGKALPGGSCYSVGLGGHIPAGGFGLLSRQHGLTVDYLYAVEAAVVDEHRNVELVVARRDDGDRWLRDLLWAHTGGGGGNFGVVTRFWFRGLPQPPRQVLLTALAWDWKDFTKAEFAALLEAFGEYFRDHQDPSTAAGKLFAMLKLNHVSNGQIGLLAQVDVDDPDGARAMTDFVVALDGRIGPAARPMRTMMGEHFVHLEIPRVMPWLTATQALNASGENRCGKYKSAYLRKPFTSQQIDAMWAYLGKEKYTDYVNKQALIQVDSYGSAINRPLHKTAARQRDSIMKLQYQVYWTQNDAYEDTHIAWIRDIYKATFAATGGVPVADGETTDGCYIGYPDADLNDGRWNESSQTWETLYYKDAYAKLQEVKRHWDPGNVFRHAQSVRPGGSE; translated from the coding sequence ATGAGCGAGACCCCGACCCTGCCCAGCACGATCGTCCGGCCCGGTGACAAGCGGTATCCGGCGCTCAGCCGCGGCTTCAACCAGCGGTGGATCGGGGAGCCGGAGTACGTGCGGCTGGTGCGGTCGCCGCAGGAGGCGCGGGCGGCGCTGGCCGAGGCGGTGCGGGAGCGGCCGGCCGACCCGCGGCGGACGCGGATCACGGTGAAGGCGGGAGGGCACTGCTACGAGGACTTCGTCTGCGGGCCCGACGTGCGGGTCATCCTGGACGTGAGCCCGATGTGCGGCGTGTCCTACGACCCCGGGATGCAGGCGTACTGCGTGGAGGCCGGGGCGACGAACTGGCACGTCTACAGCCACCTGTACCCGATCAGCGGCAAGGCGCTGCCCGGCGGGTCGTGCTACTCGGTGGGGCTCGGCGGGCACATCCCGGCGGGCGGGTTCGGGCTGCTGTCGCGGCAGCACGGCCTCACCGTCGACTACCTCTACGCCGTGGAGGCGGCGGTGGTGGACGAGCACCGGAACGTCGAGCTGGTCGTGGCCCGGCGCGACGACGGCGACCGGTGGCTCCGCGACCTGCTGTGGGCCCACACAGGGGGAGGCGGCGGGAACTTCGGCGTGGTCACGCGGTTCTGGTTCCGCGGGCTGCCGCAACCGCCGAGGCAGGTGCTGCTGACGGCGCTCGCGTGGGACTGGAAGGACTTCACCAAGGCCGAGTTCGCCGCGCTGCTGGAGGCGTTCGGGGAGTACTTCCGCGACCACCAGGACCCGTCCACGGCGGCGGGGAAGCTCTTCGCGATGCTGAAGCTCAACCACGTCAGCAACGGCCAGATCGGGCTGCTGGCCCAGGTGGACGTCGACGACCCCGACGGGGCGAGGGCGATGACCGACTTCGTCGTGGCCCTCGACGGGCGGATCGGCCCGGCGGCGAGACCGATGCGCACGATGATGGGGGAGCACTTCGTGCACCTGGAGATCCCGCGCGTGATGCCGTGGCTGACCGCCACGCAGGCGCTGAACGCCAGCGGCGAGAACCGCTGCGGGAAGTACAAGTCGGCCTACCTGCGCAAACCGTTCACCAGTCAGCAGATCGACGCGATGTGGGCCTATCTCGGCAAGGAGAAGTACACCGACTACGTGAACAAACAGGCGCTCATCCAGGTCGACTCGTACGGCAGTGCCATCAACAGGCCGCTGCACAAGACGGCGGCCCGGCAGCGCGATTCCATTATGAAACTGCAATACCAGGTGTACTGGACGCAAAATGACGCCTACGAGGACACGCACATCGCGTGGATCCGGGACATCTACAAGGCGACCTTCGCCGCGACCGGGGGCGTCCCCGTCGCCGACGGCGAGACCACGGACGGCTGCTACATCGGATATCCCGACGCGGATCTGAACGACGGACGCTGGAACGAGTCGTCGCAGACGTGGGAGACCCTGTACTACAAGGACGCCTACGCGAAACTCCAGGAGGTCAAACGCCACTGGGATCCGGGAAACGTGTTCCGGCACGCCCAGTCCGTGCGCCCCGGGGGGTCTGAGTAG
- a CDS encoding alpha/beta hydrolase has product MKKRTDRKIAIAGTAAAAVLLPAVMVGLAQAGVGVPKGRSEASGNSKPIPSFGPATQPSVPGGASASPTKSPGAAKLPSVPLNSNPFRTGGGSPSPSDPDSNAGNRGKKPQMPSGAAPGRYAKAPDGAAITGVRKISSRIFDVTIASPALGAAVKTRVMVPKGWKAGATRSWPVVYAYHGGNNNYQSWTKDSNIEQVIGPYDAMVVMPEGGWNGSYTNWYNGGKGGIPEWETFHIGEVIPLMERNFHAGAVRAAIGLSSGGQGAITYAERHRMFKYAASYSGALNITAPGMPVILTSMNRDAGTAIWGDPITARANWRAHDATVMVSKLKGVGVYVSSGNGQPGPYDKADTPPHDAGRIGEQLAGTMNDNFVAAAKKAGVPVTSHLYGPGMHNWKYWRIELARSWPTIAKSIGARKS; this is encoded by the coding sequence ATGAAGAAGCGTACCGACAGGAAGATCGCCATCGCGGGCACCGCGGCGGCGGCCGTGCTGCTGCCCGCCGTCATGGTCGGCCTCGCGCAGGCCGGCGTGGGAGTCCCGAAGGGCCGGTCGGAGGCCAGCGGGAACTCCAAGCCGATCCCCTCGTTCGGTCCCGCGACGCAGCCCTCGGTGCCGGGCGGCGCGTCCGCCTCCCCGACGAAGTCGCCCGGTGCGGCGAAGCTGCCCAGCGTCCCGTTGAACAGCAACCCGTTCCGCACCGGCGGAGGGTCGCCGAGCCCGTCGGACCCCGACAGCAACGCCGGCAACCGCGGCAAGAAGCCGCAGATGCCGTCCGGCGCCGCGCCGGGCAGGTACGCCAAGGCCCCCGACGGGGCCGCCATCACGGGCGTCAGAAAGATCAGTTCGCGGATCTTCGACGTCACGATCGCCTCGCCGGCGCTGGGCGCCGCCGTGAAGACCCGCGTCATGGTCCCCAAGGGGTGGAAGGCCGGCGCCACCAGGTCGTGGCCGGTCGTTTACGCCTACCACGGCGGCAACAACAACTACCAGTCCTGGACCAAGGACTCCAACATCGAGCAGGTCATCGGTCCCTACGACGCGATGGTCGTGATGCCCGAGGGCGGCTGGAACGGGTCCTACACCAACTGGTACAACGGCGGCAAGGGCGGCATCCCCGAGTGGGAGACCTTCCACATCGGCGAGGTCATCCCGCTGATGGAGCGCAACTTCCACGCCGGGGCGGTGCGCGCCGCGATCGGCCTGTCGTCCGGCGGGCAGGGCGCCATCACCTACGCCGAGCGCCACCGCATGTTCAAGTACGCCGCCTCCTACAGCGGCGCCCTCAACATCACCGCGCCCGGCATGCCGGTCATCCTGACGTCCATGAACCGCGACGCGGGCACCGCCATCTGGGGCGACCCGATCACCGCGCGGGCGAACTGGCGGGCGCACGACGCGACCGTCATGGTGTCCAAGCTCAAGGGCGTCGGCGTCTACGTCTCGTCCGGCAACGGGCAGCCCGGCCCCTACGACAAGGCCGACACCCCGCCCCACGACGCGGGACGCATCGGCGAGCAGCTGGCCGGCACGATGAACGACAACTTCGTCGCCGCCGCGAAGAAGGCGGGCGTGCCGGTCACCTCCCACCTGTACGGTCCCGGCATGCACAACTGGAAGTACTGGCGCATCGAGCTGGCCCGCAGCTGGCCGACCATCGCCAAGTCCATCGGCGCCCGCAAGTCCTGA